In Sorghum bicolor cultivar BTx623 chromosome 10, Sorghum_bicolor_NCBIv3, whole genome shotgun sequence, one genomic interval encodes:
- the LOC8065120 gene encoding adagio-like protein 1 isoform X1, with product MEWDSESDGAGSVGAGEEEQEQEEEEEERRSEGGGGDAGGAGGMFTFAIEGMLRASGPCGLVVTDALEPDCPIIYVNRGFEEATGYRAEEVLGRNCRFLQCRGPFARRRHPLVDAAVVSEIRRCIDNGIEFRGDLLNFRKDGTPLMNRLHLTPIYGDDETITHYMGIQFFTDANVDLGPLPCSMTKEPVRSTRFAPDNSFRPISTGPEHSNFCREYSSLFQLTDEVLCQSILSRLSPRDIASVSSVCRRLYHLTRNEDLWRMVCQNAWGSETTRALETVPAARRLGWGRLARELTTLEAVAWRKLTVGGAVEPSRCNFSACAVGNRVVLFGGEGVNMQPMNDTFVLDLNASNPEWRHINVSAAPPGRWGHTLSCLNGSWLVVFGGCGRQGLLNDVFMLDLDAKQPTWREIPGVAPPVPRSWHSSCTLDGTKLVVSGGCADSGVLLSDTYLLDVTMDRPVWREVPASWKPPSRLGHSMSVYGGRKILMFGGLAKSGPLRLRSSDVYTMDLSEEEPCWRCLTGSGMPGAGNPAGAGPPPRLDHVAVSLPGGRILIFGGSVAGLHSASQLYLLDPTEDKPTWRILNVPGRPPRFAWGHSTCVVGGTKAIVLGGQTGEEWMLTEIHELSLASNSV from the exons ATGGAGTGGGACAGCGAGTCCGACGGCGCCGGCAGCGTCGGCGCcggcgaggaggagcaggagcaggaggaggaggaggaggagcggcgaAGCGAGGGTGGAGGTGGCGACGCCGGGGGTGCCGGTGGGATGTTCACGTTCGCGATTGAAGGCATGCTGCGCGCGTCCGGGCCGTGCGGGCTCGTCGTCACCGACGCGCTCGAGCCTGACTGCCCCATCATCTACGTCAACCGCGGCTTCGAGGAGGCCACGGGCTACCGCGCTGAGGAGGTCCTCGGCAGGAACTG CCGATTCCTGCAGTGCAGAGGACCATTTGCTCGAAGGAGGCACCccctagttgatgctgcagtgGTGTCAGAGATTCGAAGATGCATAGACAATGGCATTGAATTCCGTGGTGATTTACTAAATTTCAGAAAAGATGGAACTCCATTGATGAACAGGTTGCATCTGACCCCTAtatatggagatgatgaaaCCATAACACATTATATGGGCATTCAGTTCTTCACTGATGCGAATGTTGATTTGGGACCATTACCCTGTTCAATGACAAAGGAACCAGTGAGGTCAACGCGGTTTGCTCCAGATAACTCATTTCGACCCATTTCTACGGGGCCAGAGCACAGCAATTTCTGCCGGGAATATTCTAGCCTGTTCCAGTTAACGGATGAAGTGCTTTGTCAAAGTATACTGTCAAGGTTGTCACCAAGAGATATAGCGTCTGTGAGCTCTGTGTGCAGGCGCTTGTATCATTTGACAAGAAATGAAGATCTCTGGAGAATGGTTTGCCAGAATGCTTGGGGTAGTGAGACTACTCGAGCTCTTGAGACAGTGCCTGCTGCCAGAAGGCTGGGCTGGGGTCGGCTGGCAAGAGAATTGACAACCTTGGAAGCTGTTGCCTGGAGGAAATTGACAGTTGGGGGTGCAGTGGAGCCATCTCGATGCAATTTCAGTGCCTGTGCTGTGGGGAACCGTGTTGTTCTCTTTGGCGGGGAAGGTGTTAACATGCAACCGATGAATGACACGTTTGTATTGGATTTAAATGCTAGCAATCCAGAGTGGAGGCATATCAATGTGAGCGCAGCTCCTCCAGGTCGCTGGGGCCATACTCTGTCATGCTTAAATGGCTCTTGGTTGGTTGTTTTTGGTGGATGTGGAAGGCAGGGTCTGCTTAACGATGTATTCATGTTGGATTTGGATGCAAAACAACCAACCTGGCGTGAGATACCTGGAGTTGCACCCCCAGTTCCGCGTTCATGGCACAGCTCCTGCACTTTGGATGGAACAAAGTTGGTAGTTTCCGGTGGCTGTGCTGATTCAGGTGTACTCCTCAGTGACACATATCTTCTTGATGTAACCATGGATAGACCAGTTTGGAGAGAAGTTCCTGCATCCTGGAAACCGCCATCTAGGCTGGGGCACTCAATGTCTGTGTATGGTGGCAGGAAGATCCTGATGTTTGGTGGTCTTGCTAAGAGCGGCCCTCTGCGGCTCCGGTCTAGTGATGTGTACACAATGGACTTGAGTGAAGAAGAGCCTTGCTGGCGATGCCTCACTGGTAGTGGAATGCCTGGGGCTGGAAATCCTGCTGGTGCAGGTCCACCTCCTCGTCTCGATCATGTTGCTGTGAGTCTGCCAGGTGGAAGAATTTTGATATTTGGTGGCTCAGTGGCAGGTCTTCACTCAGCATCACAGCTTTATCTGTTGGATCCAACTGAAGATAAGCCAACCTGGAGAATACTGAATGTCCCTGGGCGCCCTCCTCGATTCGCCTGGGGCCACAGCACCTGTGTTGTTGGAGGGACAAAAGCAATCGTGCTTGGTGGGCaaactggagaagagtggatgcTTACAGAAATACATGAGCTTTCTTTGGCAAGCAACTCAGTTTGA
- the LOC8065120 gene encoding adagio-like protein 1 isoform X2 produces the protein MSFNIVWREKYLSRFLQCRGPFARRRHPLVDAAVVSEIRRCIDNGIEFRGDLLNFRKDGTPLMNRLHLTPIYGDDETITHYMGIQFFTDANVDLGPLPCSMTKEPVRSTRFAPDNSFRPISTGPEHSNFCREYSSLFQLTDEVLCQSILSRLSPRDIASVSSVCRRLYHLTRNEDLWRMVCQNAWGSETTRALETVPAARRLGWGRLARELTTLEAVAWRKLTVGGAVEPSRCNFSACAVGNRVVLFGGEGVNMQPMNDTFVLDLNASNPEWRHINVSAAPPGRWGHTLSCLNGSWLVVFGGCGRQGLLNDVFMLDLDAKQPTWREIPGVAPPVPRSWHSSCTLDGTKLVVSGGCADSGVLLSDTYLLDVTMDRPVWREVPASWKPPSRLGHSMSVYGGRKILMFGGLAKSGPLRLRSSDVYTMDLSEEEPCWRCLTGSGMPGAGNPAGAGPPPRLDHVAVSLPGGRILIFGGSVAGLHSASQLYLLDPTEDKPTWRILNVPGRPPRFAWGHSTCVVGGTKAIVLGGQTGEEWMLTEIHELSLASNSV, from the exons ATGTCCTTCAATATTGTTTGGAGAGAGAAATATCTAAG CCGATTCCTGCAGTGCAGAGGACCATTTGCTCGAAGGAGGCACCccctagttgatgctgcagtgGTGTCAGAGATTCGAAGATGCATAGACAATGGCATTGAATTCCGTGGTGATTTACTAAATTTCAGAAAAGATGGAACTCCATTGATGAACAGGTTGCATCTGACCCCTAtatatggagatgatgaaaCCATAACACATTATATGGGCATTCAGTTCTTCACTGATGCGAATGTTGATTTGGGACCATTACCCTGTTCAATGACAAAGGAACCAGTGAGGTCAACGCGGTTTGCTCCAGATAACTCATTTCGACCCATTTCTACGGGGCCAGAGCACAGCAATTTCTGCCGGGAATATTCTAGCCTGTTCCAGTTAACGGATGAAGTGCTTTGTCAAAGTATACTGTCAAGGTTGTCACCAAGAGATATAGCGTCTGTGAGCTCTGTGTGCAGGCGCTTGTATCATTTGACAAGAAATGAAGATCTCTGGAGAATGGTTTGCCAGAATGCTTGGGGTAGTGAGACTACTCGAGCTCTTGAGACAGTGCCTGCTGCCAGAAGGCTGGGCTGGGGTCGGCTGGCAAGAGAATTGACAACCTTGGAAGCTGTTGCCTGGAGGAAATTGACAGTTGGGGGTGCAGTGGAGCCATCTCGATGCAATTTCAGTGCCTGTGCTGTGGGGAACCGTGTTGTTCTCTTTGGCGGGGAAGGTGTTAACATGCAACCGATGAATGACACGTTTGTATTGGATTTAAATGCTAGCAATCCAGAGTGGAGGCATATCAATGTGAGCGCAGCTCCTCCAGGTCGCTGGGGCCATACTCTGTCATGCTTAAATGGCTCTTGGTTGGTTGTTTTTGGTGGATGTGGAAGGCAGGGTCTGCTTAACGATGTATTCATGTTGGATTTGGATGCAAAACAACCAACCTGGCGTGAGATACCTGGAGTTGCACCCCCAGTTCCGCGTTCATGGCACAGCTCCTGCACTTTGGATGGAACAAAGTTGGTAGTTTCCGGTGGCTGTGCTGATTCAGGTGTACTCCTCAGTGACACATATCTTCTTGATGTAACCATGGATAGACCAGTTTGGAGAGAAGTTCCTGCATCCTGGAAACCGCCATCTAGGCTGGGGCACTCAATGTCTGTGTATGGTGGCAGGAAGATCCTGATGTTTGGTGGTCTTGCTAAGAGCGGCCCTCTGCGGCTCCGGTCTAGTGATGTGTACACAATGGACTTGAGTGAAGAAGAGCCTTGCTGGCGATGCCTCACTGGTAGTGGAATGCCTGGGGCTGGAAATCCTGCTGGTGCAGGTCCACCTCCTCGTCTCGATCATGTTGCTGTGAGTCTGCCAGGTGGAAGAATTTTGATATTTGGTGGCTCAGTGGCAGGTCTTCACTCAGCATCACAGCTTTATCTGTTGGATCCAACTGAAGATAAGCCAACCTGGAGAATACTGAATGTCCCTGGGCGCCCTCCTCGATTCGCCTGGGGCCACAGCACCTGTGTTGTTGGAGGGACAAAAGCAATCGTGCTTGGTGGGCaaactggagaagagtggatgcTTACAGAAATACATGAGCTTTCTTTGGCAAGCAACTCAGTTTGA